Proteins found in one Armatimonadota bacterium genomic segment:
- a CDS encoding LacI family transcriptional regulator, with protein sequence MSASKRLPTYVLLAERIKAEWISRPDVRPGDKLPTQHQLRKMLGVSRPTVAKALALLAAEGLIESRQGSGIYLRSVPLASTRTRLLSFIAPRAHAALVLRAYYGIERRARQRGYQLLMASSEDDVQHEEELVEQHLQAGAQGIILYPVTRWRHELPTDYLRQRWRDVPIVLFDIGYEEWERPMVLFDNFRLGYEMTQALLAHGHRRIAFLPLNPDCLHRSIHERREGWLAAMQDAGVPVPQNYLQWTPLERREEEIDGEEVVHQILRLSPTPDALIAWEDSTAVTIIRALQKMGVAVPEEIRVVGFDDLETTHFFQPAFPTSQPDFARLGEIAVEVLDEWLSGRQSTPRTYILSVPVLWREPRPVRRIYPKEGGSGHEA encoded by the coding sequence ATGAGTGCGTCCAAACGGTTGCCGACATACGTACTGCTGGCGGAGCGCATCAAGGCGGAGTGGATTAGCCGTCCCGACGTGCGCCCGGGCGATAAGCTGCCTACACAACACCAGCTGCGCAAGATGCTGGGAGTCAGTCGTCCCACCGTGGCGAAAGCGCTGGCGTTGCTCGCAGCGGAGGGGCTGATCGAATCCCGACAGGGCAGCGGAATCTACTTGCGCTCGGTGCCTCTGGCAAGCACGCGCACACGTCTGCTGAGCTTCATCGCGCCGCGTGCCCACGCCGCACTGGTGTTGCGAGCGTACTATGGCATCGAACGGCGCGCGCGCCAGAGGGGCTACCAGCTGCTGATGGCGAGCTCGGAAGACGATGTCCAGCACGAAGAAGAGCTGGTGGAACAACACCTGCAGGCGGGTGCACAGGGCATCATCCTCTATCCAGTCACACGCTGGCGGCACGAGTTACCCACCGATTACCTGCGCCAGCGCTGGCGTGACGTGCCGATTGTCCTCTTTGACATCGGCTACGAGGAATGGGAACGCCCAATGGTGTTGTTTGACAACTTTCGGCTGGGCTACGAGATGACGCAGGCTCTGCTGGCACACGGACACCGGCGGATTGCTTTCCTGCCTTTGAACCCGGACTGCCTGCATCGCTCTATCCACGAACGGCGTGAAGGCTGGCTGGCGGCGATGCAAGATGCCGGAGTACCTGTGCCGCAAAACTACCTGCAGTGGACGCCTCTGGAGCGGCGGGAGGAGGAGATCGACGGCGAAGAGGTTGTCCACCAGATTCTGCGCCTTTCCCCCACGCCAGATGCGCTCATCGCCTGGGAAGACAGCACCGCTGTGACTATCATCCGTGCGTTGCAGAAGATGGGCGTCGCCGTACCAGAAGAGATTCGAGTGGTGGGTTTCGACGACCTGGAGACCACTCACTTCTTCCAGCCGGCGTTTCCTACCTCGCAACCCGACTTCGCTCGCCTGGGCGAAATCGCAGTGGAGGTGCTGGACGAATGGCTGAGCGGCAGGCAATCCACACCGCGCACGTATATCCTGTCGGTGCCCGTTTTGTGGCGCGAGCCGCGCCCGGTGCGGCGCATCTACCCCAAGGAGGGAGGTTCTGGACATGAAGCGTGA
- a CDS encoding alcohol dehydrogenase, with protein MLAAVLEKLGKLVLREVPEPEIDDDSALLRVESVSICGSDVRILHHGNPRVKPPAIIGHEAAGVVVKVGKNVTRVKEGDRVAIGADVPCGQCRWCRNGLGNNCPINYAVGYQIPGAFAQYMKLPKLLLDEGPITPIPDNMDYDTAALAEPLACAINGMELVNMGLGKSVVIIGLGPIGCMLIDLARVMGATRIIAVQRSKARLELARFYGADVYISSEEEDVVARCREETGGEGPDIVITASASVEAHEQAIEMVAHRGYVNLFGGLPKGTRPMSVYSNTIHYKECFVTGSHGSVPRHHELAVQLLAQGKVRVAPLITHRFPLSQIHRAFEVMQNREGMKVMLHPQEA; from the coding sequence ATGCTGGCAGCTGTTCTGGAGAAACTGGGCAAGCTGGTGCTCCGGGAGGTGCCTGAGCCGGAGATAGACGACGATTCCGCGCTGTTGCGGGTGGAGTCGGTCAGTATCTGCGGCTCGGATGTGCGCATCCTGCACCATGGCAACCCGCGTGTGAAGCCTCCAGCAATTATCGGGCACGAGGCGGCAGGCGTGGTGGTGAAGGTGGGCAAAAACGTCACGCGCGTGAAGGAAGGCGACCGCGTAGCGATTGGTGCGGACGTGCCCTGCGGGCAGTGCCGGTGGTGTCGCAATGGGCTGGGCAATAACTGCCCGATCAACTACGCGGTGGGCTACCAGATACCGGGTGCGTTCGCGCAGTACATGAAACTGCCCAAACTACTGCTGGATGAGGGACCCATCACGCCCATCCCCGACAACATGGACTACGATACCGCCGCGCTGGCGGAACCGCTGGCGTGCGCGATCAACGGCATGGAGCTGGTGAACATGGGACTGGGCAAGAGCGTGGTTATTATCGGCTTGGGACCGATTGGCTGTATGCTGATTGACCTCGCTCGTGTGATGGGCGCGACCAGAATCATCGCCGTGCAGCGCAGTAAGGCGAGGCTGGAACTGGCTCGTTTCTATGGGGCAGATGTGTACATCAGCTCAGAAGAGGAGGATGTGGTGGCACGCTGCCGGGAGGAGACTGGCGGCGAAGGACCGGACATCGTGATTACCGCCAGCGCGTCGGTGGAGGCACATGAGCAGGCGATAGAGATGGTGGCGCATCGGGGTTACGTCAATCTGTTCGGCGGTTTGCCCAAGGGCACTCGCCCGATGAGCGTATACTCCAATACGATTCATTACAAGGAATGCTTCGTGACGGGTTCGCACGGTTCGGTGCCCAGACACCACGAGCTGGCAGTGCAGTTATTAGCGCAGGGGAAGGTGCGCGTGGCTCCGCTCATCACCCATCGCTTTCCACTTTCGCAGATTCACCGCGCCTTCGAAGTGATGCAGAATCGCGAGGGGATGAAGGTGATGCTCCATCCACAGGAGGCGTGA